The genome window GCATTCTCCCCTTGCATTTAACCGCCATCCGTGGTAAGCGCATTCGATTAAATCGCCTTTAACTTGGCCGTGGCTGAGTTTAACTTGCCGGTGCGGACATCTATCTTCTAAAGCGTTGATTTTGCCTGAACTGTCGCGGAAAAGTACGATCGCCCGATTCCAGATTTTCGCAGCTAGCGGCTGATTTTGCACCTCGGTGCTGCGGGCGATGGCATACCAGCGATCGAGATTAATGCCCAACTGGCGGATGTGAGTTTTTTGTCCCCTTACAGATCCCGATTTTATCGCGTTGTTTTGCATTACAAATATTCCCAGATTACGCCCATAAAACAACCCAATTTTACAAAATAACAGCCCGGAAAGCAACGACCGTAAATTTTTCTAAATCTCCGTTCTGACAAATATCTATCGCTAGCTAAATGCTTCAACCACCCAGGCGACAATCGAAATTTTAATAATCTTAAAGCATTGCGAAATCCGTAGGTGGAACAGTCTGGTCTAAAATCTCTCGCTGCACCTAATATGTAGCCTATTGTAGCAGGTGTCTCGACTTCCGATATATTATCTAGAAAGACGATTTTTCCGTGCGGATTTAACAATTTTTTAATTGATGAGAGGGCGGCGGGGAGGTTGGGCAGGTGGTGAAAAGTAGCAGCACTAACTATTAAATCAAATTGGCGATCGAGTGCTAATTGACTGGCATCCATTTGGATGTATTCGATATTGGGGGCTGAGCGTTTTTGACGGGCTATATCTAGCATTTTTGCTGACAAATCGACGGCGACTACACTATCGTAATACTGGGCTAATTCAAAAGCCAGAATTCCCGAACCGCAGCCAATATCTAATGCTGCACCTTTGCTGGCAGATAGGTTGTTAGTAAAAAAATCGTTCTGGTTTTGCAAGGTGGCAGCGAAATCGTATTCTGTTGCAAAAGCATCAAACATTACAGATTTATTGCGACTTTGGCAGTTACTATTCAGCATCTATTATTGCTTTATACTCATTCAATAATATTTTAACCGCATATTCACCCCGCTTAACGCAGATATTTTTTTGTTCGCAAGCTCTGGCTTTTCTTCTTAGCGAAACCACACGCACAAACCGTAACTCATCTAAAAAAAGAATGCAACTTTAGGAAACCTCGAAACCCTTATTGAATCAGTGATTCCCATTTCTTCAAATCTCAAATCTCAAATGGTATGACAGGGGGCGGGTTTCACCGAGGATAGCAGCCGATAATTGACGATTTATCAAACCCGCCCCGCTGGAAACCTTAGATTTTTAAGACGCCTTCGGGATTCACCGTCAAGAGCGATCGCCTCTGCAAACCCTCCTGATATAAAATAGCATTAGCTGCCAACAAACCGCTGCTAACCGCCCTTTCCATTAAACCGCACGGAAACGGCATTTTCACCCAATCTCCCGCAAACAAAAGATTGGGAACAGCGCAGCAAGTTTCTGGTCTTTCCGCATAACTACCGGGCGGATATCCAGAGAAATTCTTTTGATTTACCAATTCCCGGTGCAGCATATTTGCCTCTTTTAATTCCGGCACAATTTCGTACAATTCTTGCTCAAAAGTAGCCAATAAAACTTGCTGGTTCGGAAATTCCTTCTCCTTGTAACAATAAGCGTGCAGTTCCACTACACTACCGCCAGTTTTCTGATTCCACTCGATGAACTGATCCTGAATTTTGTGGTAAAGCGTAATGCTGTCAGTCAGTTTGTAGCCGGAAAGCGAACTGAAATTGCTGTGTTCCCATGGAAATTCGCGATCGAACCAAAAACGACCCACCGCAAACGGATCGGCTATTTTCAAACTCTCTATCCGACTCTGCACCTGCGGATTCACCTCACCGCTGGCTAAACTAAACAAATGCTGAATCCCCGGAACATCTGCCGCAAAAACATAGTAATCAGCCTTCAATGTTTCCGCGAAATTCTGCGTCTGGGAATTGTTCGCCGCGGAAACCAACTGTACCTCATCTGCTTTTTCATCGACCACCTTAAATCGAGGCAAATCCCGCTGAGCAGGCCCGCTGACAACTCGCCCTTCGGCATCAAAAACTGCCCCGTGACAAGGACAGTGAAATTGACCGTCGTTTTGTTTCTGAACTGTGCAGCCTTGGTGAGTGCAGCTCAGAGAAATTGCTTCTTTTCCCGACGGTGCCGCGGCAAATACGCTGTCCCCAGCGCCGAAATATTCGGTAGAGTTGCTGTCAGTTAACAGCGCGTTTCGCTTCACCCAAAAAGGTATTTTACTTTGCACGTCTCCTGACTGGTAACTCAGAGAATCAATCTTGCCGTTTTCCCAGCGAAGTTCACTGACTGCGACATCTGTTAATACTTTGCCGCCTTTGCTTTCAATCGCTCTGGCAATAGGCTGCACCAAACTCGTGCCCATATCTTGCCGCGTGCCGTTGAAGGCCAAACCCTCTGGATTTCCGAAAAAGTAAAAGTGGAAGAATTGCATTAATTCTCCCGCGCTCAATTCGTCGGGAGCGTTGAGGCTGGACTTGGCAAAAGGCAGAAAATACAAGTCATAAAGTCCGCGCGGAAATTCACCTGTTACCCAGTCGGCAACTGATATATTGTCGAGGCGATCGAAACTTTTTTGAGTTTGAAAACCGCCTATTTCTCGAAACACTTCCCAGTGAGCGGGTTTTGTCAGATTGATTCCCCACTTGAGCCGATTGGGAGAAGATATCCCCAAGTCAACTATATTCCAGGGGAAAGCTGAATGGTTGGGACGGAAAACTTCGGGTTTGTATTTGCCGTCTCGAAACAGAACGGCGTAGGATTCTAAAGATACAAAGTTATCGGTAATTTCTAGTTCTTCAACCACACTTTTGAGGTTGTAGTATTGCGGAAAAAAACCGTGGAAACCGTGTTCCATCATAAAAGTTTCGTTCCCGACTTGAATCGGCCAACTAGCAATTTTGCCGCCGAGTTGGGGCGATTTCTCGAGCAATGTTACGGCGAAACCCCGCTGGGAGAGTTCGTAAGCACAGGCGAGCCCGGCCAAGCCTGCCCCGACAACTGCAACGGTTTTGCGCTGATTCAGTATTCGCGGCAAGTCAAGAGAATCTTGCACAAAAACGGCGGGCTCTGGCTTGGAAAACCGAGAGTAGCCCAGCAGCCCGCCGGCGGCACCGACTCCGAGGAATTTGAGGGCGGTTCTTCGAGAAACTGGTTGGGATAGCGGTGAATTGGTTGATTGACTCATCAGCGATACGCGGTAACGGGCTTTAAACACAAATACGCCATAAGGCATATATCATAGACCGAAATCGCGATATGTGAAGAAATACTAAGACACGTGCTCCAGTCCGATCGCGATCGCACTTGACACCGTACTATCGGACACAATCTATCTCAGGTATGATGTCTTTTGGGTTAATGTTAATTAGTGTTATGCCCGCTACACCAAAACCCAACTCTAAAACCCATCACCTAAAATCCATAGACTTATTACCCGTGACAGTTAAACTATTGTGGAAATTGCGCCGCCGAAAGTTTCTTAAAGCTTTCTCGATCGGCTTAGCAGCCCCATTTTTTTATAACAGCGCAGCACCTTCTCAAAACTATTCAAATTCCGAAAAAAGTGCATTAGCGAAAGCGTTGCGATCCGAAGGAAAGCCCGCCCCTACGGGGGCTACGCCAACGCAGAGGATCGCCACCAATCCCACAGCCAGAGAAAACCAAAAAGCCGGCACCGCCGACTGGGAGTTAGAAAATCCTGCCACCAAGCGAGAAATCGAAGGTTACGCCTCTTTGACCAGCGTCAATGTCGGCAGCGAAATTAAATTATTTGTCAACACGAAAGAACCGAATTATACCATAGAAATATTCCGCACCGGATGGTATGACGGACTCGGCGGGCGGCGGATGAACGACCCAATTATTCGCAAGGGAACCAGACAGCCTCCGCCGAAAGAAGATGAAGCATCGGGACTGATAGAATGCGATTGGAAAGACCCGTATATTTTGCGAATTCCCGATCGCACCGAGGACTGGATAAGCGGCATTTATTTAGCCAAACTAACAGCCAGCCGAACTGGAAAGCAAAGTTATATCATATTTGTAGTCCGG of Oscillatoria nigro-viridis PCC 7112 contains these proteins:
- a CDS encoding class I SAM-dependent methyltransferase yields the protein MLNSNCQSRNKSVMFDAFATEYDFAATLQNQNDFFTNNLSASKGAALDIGCGSGILAFELAQYYDSVVAVDLSAKMLDIARQKRSAPNIEYIQMDASQLALDRQFDLIVSAATFHHLPNLPAALSSIKKLLNPHGKIVFLDNISEVETPATIGYILGAARDFRPDCSTYGFRNALRLLKFRLSPGWLKHLASDRYLSERRFRKIYGRCFPGCYFVKLGCFMGVIWEYL
- a CDS encoding FAD-dependent oxidoreductase, whose protein sequence is MSQSTNSPLSQPVSRRTALKFLGVGAAGGLLGYSRFSKPEPAVFVQDSLDLPRILNQRKTVAVVGAGLAGLACAYELSQRGFAVTLLEKSPQLGGKIASWPIQVGNETFMMEHGFHGFFPQYYNLKSVVEELEITDNFVSLESYAVLFRDGKYKPEVFRPNHSAFPWNIVDLGISSPNRLKWGINLTKPAHWEVFREIGGFQTQKSFDRLDNISVADWVTGEFPRGLYDLYFLPFAKSSLNAPDELSAGELMQFFHFYFFGNPEGLAFNGTRQDMGTSLVQPIARAIESKGGKVLTDVAVSELRWENGKIDSLSYQSGDVQSKIPFWVKRNALLTDSNSTEYFGAGDSVFAAAPSGKEAISLSCTHQGCTVQKQNDGQFHCPCHGAVFDAEGRVVSGPAQRDLPRFKVVDEKADEVQLVSAANNSQTQNFAETLKADYYVFAADVPGIQHLFSLASGEVNPQVQSRIESLKIADPFAVGRFWFDREFPWEHSNFSSLSGYKLTDSITLYHKIQDQFIEWNQKTGGSVVELHAYCYKEKEFPNQQVLLATFEQELYEIVPELKEANMLHRELVNQKNFSGYPPGSYAERPETCCAVPNLLFAGDWVKMPFPCGLMERAVSSGLLAANAILYQEGLQRRSLLTVNPEGVLKI